In Geotalea uraniireducens, the genomic window CTTCAACCCTCTCGATTACATCACCTTCACCAAGACCCTGGTAGTGATAAACGGGAACGATCCGGCGCAGGTGAAATGGTTCGCATCGTCGGAATACAACGGACGCATCGACGTGATGCTTCTTCTCACCGAGGGCTATTACCGGAGCCTGGGAAAGAGGCTCGACGTCCCCCTGTTCTATGCCGACGGCGCGATCGTCGATCGGCTGCGGTTGGAGGCGGTCCCTTCGATTGTCAGGCAGGAGGGAAAAGTCATGGTAGTCAACGAATTCGCGGTGCCGCGATGAGCCGTCAGGTTTCCGGAAGGCAGAAAGGAAGATGAAATGACAAGACGCTTTACCGTCCTACTGGCACTTGCAGCCGGGATATTACTCCCCGCCGCCTTTACCGAGGCCGCAACCGTCTGCAAGGGGACAGCAATCAACCCGGTCACCGACATCTGCTGGCAGTGCATGTTCCCGGCCCAGATCGGCAGCGTCTCATTCGGCATGGGGCAGGAGTCGGCCCCGGGTAACATCACCACTCCCACCTGTGTCTGCCCCGACAGCAAGCAGGGGATCATTGCCGGACTCTCGGTTGCCTTCTGGGAACATGCCCGGATGATCGAAACGGTGAAGGACCCTTACTGCTTTCCGATCCTGGGGACCGGCATGGACAACCCGAAACCGGGGTTTTCCTCCGGCACTTCCAACGGGCCGGCCTACAGTGACAACGCTTACTCGTTCCAGCAGGCCCACTACTATACCTTCCCGGCCTGGTCGATCCTGAAGCTCTTTATGGACTTTCCCTGCGCCGAGCAGGGGGGATTCGATCTCGCCTACATGACGGAGGTGGACCCCATGTGGAACGATGACAGCCTCTCCTTCATCATCAATCCGGAGGCGCTCCTGTTCGCCAACCCCGTTTCCCAGGTCGCCTGCGTTGCCGACAGCGTAGCTGCCACGGTCACCAACCCCATCGACCCTCTGTTCTGGTGCATGGGGTCGTGGGGCTCCTTCTATCCCTTGACCGGGAGCGTGGACTCCAGCGACCCGCTGAGCGTCAACGCCGGACTCGCCGCGAGGATGCTCTTCAAGCTGGGGCGTGAATCGCTCCTGTTCGATACAGGCATCAACCAGTGCTCCTCGGGCGGGGTCATCACCCCGATCCTCGTGAAGAGCAACTACCGCCTGCAGATCGCTCGGCCGGTCCGCGGCACCGCATGCAATCCCATCGGCAGGCCCGCTATGATCTGGGGTTCGGGAAAGAATCCGCCTTGGGGGGCCGGCGCCAATTCCCCCGACAATTTTCTCTGGTCGATGACGAGAAGGAGGGTCTGTTGCGTCGGCTATGGCCTCAACTGATGATTGCCGCGATCCTCGCGTGTCCCTATTCGGTATCTGCCGCTGGGAAAGCGGGGTATATCGCAACGCCGGACGCTTGCTACGTCCCGGAAAAGGTGGAGGGTGAAACCGTTTACCTGAGACAGGCCGGAGTCTGTGAGGGGAAGCCCGGTCGAGCCTTTGTCGGCGTCGCACGGGAGACGGTGAAGGTTTTCGTGGACGGGAAATTCTGGAAGGAAGTGCGGGTGGAGGAGATGGGAGTGCCTGACATCTCGTCGAGCCTCGCCCGGGCCGACCGACAGGCGGGGGCGCTGACGATACCCCAAAACCCCAGCAAGGTCGAGATGGAGAAGGCTGCCGGGAAACTCGACAACTATTACCGCTCGCCGGAGTTCCAGGGGCGCCTGAAGAGCGAGACGGAGAGGATCAAGGCCGAACTCTTCGGGGAAAGCATTGGCAAGTTTTACCCCGACACCCTGGCGCAAGAGAGGAAGGGAAAGCTCTTCGAGACCGAGAGGATCTACGTATTCGTTTCCTCGTCGATTCCGCTTCAGACGGTGCGCAACTATGCCGCCTCAGTCGCCCGTCTCCACGACCCCCGGATCACGCTGGTCATGAGGGGGTTCGTCGGAGGGATGGCGAAGATCCAGCCGGCCATCGACTTTGTGGGAAGCGTCCTGAAGGAAGATCCGGACTGCGATCCTTCCGGGAGCGACTGCCGGATGCGGCCGGCGAGCATGATCGTCGATCCCCTTCTCTTTCGTAGATACGGCATCGAGAAGGTGCCGGCGGTCGTCTACGCGCAGGGGGTGAAGGCCGAGGACCCCGGATTGAGCGAGGGGGATGCCCGGAACGCGAAACTGGCGGAGAGCTTCACGGTCTACGGCGACGCGAGCCTGGAATACATCCTGGAGCTGATCGGCAGGGAAACTGGTTCCCCTTCCCTGAAGGGTCTCGTGTCGGCCCTGTCGGCCGCTCGGCAGTGACTATGCACCAATTAAGGTGGAGATTTTGGATAGTGAATGGGTGACTTCAAAGGAGATGAAATTGGACGCGGAAATGGGAACTAACTTGGAGCACAAAGATGATCCAAAAAAGCGAACACTCGAAAAGAAACGGCCCGTGGCGAAACCGGCTGGGCTCTTTGGACTGGTGGCGCTCTGCCTGGCCGTCTCGACCCTCACGTCGGTGGCCACCCTGTTCTGTTACGACCGCTGGTATGCCCAGAAGGTCGTGGCCGTTGACGTCAAGGGATACATCGAGGCCCAGCGGGAAAACTACCTGGCGGGCAAGATGAGCGATGACGATCTGAGGAAGAGCTTTGACCGGCTCGAGGCGGTGGTCACCGCGATCCCGAAGAACAGGGTCGTCATCATGGGTGACGCGGTGGTTCGAAATGCCGAAACGATCAAGCCTTGATTACCGGGATTGGAGGGTCTGGCTGTTCATCGCACTGATAGTCGTTGTCGGCAGCCAGCTCCCCAGCAGGATCAGCGTGACCCTCACCCCTTCCCTCAAGCACCGGGTCTACTGGCTCGCCAGGGACCCGGACAAGGTGAGAAAGGGCGACTACGTGCTCTTTCACTATCCTGAACGGGTAACCAGCCTCGCCCGGGGTGAGGTCTCGGACCTGATGAAGATCCTCGGCTGCGACGAAGGTGACATCCTGACCGTGGACGAGACGAAAAGCTACTACTGCAACGGCAAGTACCTGGTCCGGGCCAAGGACGTCTCCCTCAAGGGGGAGAGGCTCGAGAGCTTCGTTTTCAATGGCCCGATCCCGGCAGGCTTCATGTTCGTAATCGGCCAGCACAAGGACAGCTACGACTCCCGCTATTTCGGCTTGGTGGAGAAAAGCCGGATCAGGGCGAAAGCGTATCCCATTTTCTGAGAGGTGACGGTATGCCCATCGAAAAACTGAATCCCCTGCACTACATGGGGCAGGCGGAATACACCGGGTTCTGGCAGAAACTCTTCGCCACGGCCCTCTTCGGCTTCTGGGGGAGGTTCCTGTTCATCGCCTTCATCTTCCTGGCCTTCTGGGTCGGGGTGCGGCAGAGGAATCCGACCCTGGCAGCCATCTGTCTCATTCTCGCGTCCATCGTTGCCTACGGCGGCGGCGTCATGAACCTGGTCAGGTCACTGGCCGGATAGGAGGATAGCAATGTCGAAACAGAGTGGCGGCTCGCCGGACGTGATGCCGGTGCCGCAGAGCAACGAGATCCACCCCCGGGGGCTTCTGGAGGCGATTTCCTACATCGATCAGAACTTCGCCAACGAGCTCGGTGGCTGCATGACTAATTCCCGTTTCCTCACCACCAAACAGCGGCTTGAATTCATGGAGGTGGGGTTCCGCAGTTCCTTCGCCTCCGGGATCGTGACAGCGCTCCTGACGCCGGTCGCGATCGGGGTCATCGAGCAGTACATCCCCATGTTCGGAGACCCCACGCCGACCATGTTCGACAAGTTCAGCGCCTTCCTTCTCGCCCTCGGATTTTCCCTCGGCTACGCGATCTTCATGGCGAAGACGGCCACCTGCTATATCGGCGGGTACACGAGGGCTATGGTACTGAACCTTCTCGGCGGGATGACGGTGGGTGCGGTGCTGAAGGCGGTTCTGGCATTCATCGCCTTCCATTTCATCTACTTCAAGGTCTTCACGGACAAGAACATCCTCTGGGTGACGGAGAAACTTTACCATGCCAGGGCGTCTTCCAAAACGGTTGCGGCCATCTACTACTGGGTGCAGGGATTCAAGGGGATCTTCCTCACTTCCGCATATTTCATCCTGGTCTCGACGGCCGTGTTCATCATCATCCCGCTCATCGCCATGGCGTTTGCCTGGATCAGGAACCGCAGGCTTATCGCCGCAGGGGTAGTGAATGTCGATGCGAACAACGTCTAGGATCGCCATTGCCCTTCTTATTCTCGCCATTCCAAGCGCGGCCTTCGCCACGACCATGGATTTCTATGTCTATGGCGGGTTCGACGCGGTGGTGAACGCCTTCAACAAGCTGGCGCTGATCTTCGGTGACAGCACCTACAAGTCGCTCTACGCCATCTCGATAGTGGCCGGAATTTTTTTCGGGTGTCTCTCTCTGGCATCGAAGGCTCTGGGTACCGGCAACGGCTCTCCCATGGCTTGGCTGGTGCCGTCGCTCATCGGGATCATGGTCTACCTGGCACTGGTAGTACCGAAAGGGACCCTCCAGATATACGATCCTGTCTACAACAAGAACCAGGCCGTGGGGAGCATCCCCGAAGGCGTGGTAGTGGTTGCAGGAATTCTGAACACGATCGAGCGGGGGCTCGTGGAGATCGTGAGCACCTCCGGGGACCCCATGTCCTACCAGACACAGGCGGGAGGAAAGGGATTCCTTGGCCTGGCGCAGCTGACGAGCCTTCCCTTGTCCGCTTCCGACAGCAACCTGGACGCCTCGTTGCGGCGCTACGTCAAGGATTGCGTTACCTATGAACTGATGCGTCCTGGAAGCTCCTTGTCAGTGGACGAGCTGCGTAAAACGACCACAAGTTTCACGACTTCTCTACAGAAGGCGCAGAATCCTGCGGTCTGGACCGTCTACTACGATTCCTCGACCCCGAACGGCCAGACACTCACCTGTACCGACGCCTGGACGAACATCACAGCCGCTCTCACCCCGGCCAGTCTTTCGAACAACATCAGCGCTGTCTGCGCGAGCCTCGGCTATGACGTGACAGACGCGGCCTCACTCAACCAGTGCAAAACGGTCCTGGAGAACGTCAACGACGGGACCACCTTGGGAGCTGCCTCGCTCGACGACTTCCTGAAGCAGGCCTACATCTCACAGCGACTCGAGGAGGTCTTCCGGAGCGGCGACGCGACCGGTGCCACGAACTATCAGTTCCTTCTGAGCGCTTCCGGAGCCATGAAGGCCGCCAACGAGTGGCTGCCTATACTGAGAGCGGTGCTCACCGCGATCGCCGTGGGGCTGCTCCCCTTCCTGGCACTCTTCATACCCACACCTTTCATCGGCAAGGCCGTTGGGCTCATTGCCGGCCTGTTCGTCTGGCTTACCGCCTGGGGTGTCACCGACGCCATTGTCCATCAGTTTGCCGTAGACTACGCCAACAAGACCTACGAGCTGGTGCGGCAGAACCGGCTCGGAATGGATGCCCTCTACTTCTTTCCGGATCAGACCGTGAAGATCCTGGGCATGTTCGGGACTCTGCGAATGAGCGGCATGATGCTTGCCACCGTCATCACCGGTATGCTTGTGAAGTTCGGAGGTCACGCCATGGCAATGATGTCAGGAAGCCTGGCAGGACAGATTCAGTCAGCCGGCACGAGGGCCGCCCACGAGATCGAGGACCCTGCCGGCAGAGCCTCTGCGATCCAGCGGAACGTATCCGCCATGCCGGCGCAGGCTTGGGCGAACGAGCATAGTTTCTGGTCGCGGGGCT contains:
- a CDS encoding S26 family signal peptidase, which produces MPKRSSLDYRDWRVWLFIALIVVVGSQLPSRISVTLTPSLKHRVYWLARDPDKVRKGDYVLFHYPERVTSLARGEVSDLMKILGCDEGDILTVDETKSYYCNGKYLVRAKDVSLKGERLESFVFNGPIPAGFMFVIGQHKDSYDSRYFGLVEKSRIRAKAYPIF
- a CDS encoding type-F conjugative transfer system pilin assembly protein TrbC gives rise to the protein MRRLWPQLMIAAILACPYSVSAAGKAGYIATPDACYVPEKVEGETVYLRQAGVCEGKPGRAFVGVARETVKVFVDGKFWKEVRVEEMGVPDISSSLARADRQAGALTIPQNPSKVEMEKAAGKLDNYYRSPEFQGRLKSETERIKAELFGESIGKFYPDTLAQERKGKLFETERIYVFVSSSIPLQTVRNYAASVARLHDPRITLVMRGFVGGMAKIQPAIDFVGSVLKEDPDCDPSGSDCRMRPASMIVDPLLFRRYGIEKVPAVVYAQGVKAEDPGLSEGDARNAKLAESFTVYGDASLEYILELIGRETGSPSLKGLVSALSAARQ
- a CDS encoding TraU family protein, producing the protein MTRRFTVLLALAAGILLPAAFTEAATVCKGTAINPVTDICWQCMFPAQIGSVSFGMGQESAPGNITTPTCVCPDSKQGIIAGLSVAFWEHARMIETVKDPYCFPILGTGMDNPKPGFSSGTSNGPAYSDNAYSFQQAHYYTFPAWSILKLFMDFPCAEQGGFDLAYMTEVDPMWNDDSLSFIINPEALLFANPVSQVACVADSVAATVTNPIDPLFWCMGSWGSFYPLTGSVDSSDPLSVNAGLAARMLFKLGRESLLFDTGINQCSSGGVITPILVKSNYRLQIARPVRGTACNPIGRPAMIWGSGKNPPWGAGANSPDNFLWSMTRRRVCCVGYGLN